DNA from Streptomyces luteogriseus:
TCCGGCGCCCGCCGCCGTGCCCGGGCCGAGGCCGGCATCCAGGACGCGGCCACCGGCCGGGACGCGGACGACCTGATACGGGACGTGGCGATGTTCCTGCGCCTCGTCGAGCGGATGCTGGTCCTCCAGCCGGTCCTCCCGCAGCCCCGCCCGGACCAGGACCGGCCGCGGGGCCCCGGCACCGGGAGGGACATGCCGGACGCGGGCTGAGCGCGGCCCGGCCCGCCTGACCCCCGGGGCATCCCCGGCCCGGGCCGCCTGACCCCCCCCGGGGGGAATCCCGGCCCGGGCCGCCTGACCCGCGGCGCATCCCGGGACCGGGTCATCCGGACGCCGGAGCCGAGGCAATAGGGTGGGGGACGCCTGAAGTCTTCCCTCCCCGAGGCCGGGGCCGGGGGAGACGCCCCGTTCCGCGCCGCCGTGCAAGAGGCGGTGCCGCGCCGAGGAGTCAACTGCCGTGTCGGACCCGATGCGCCCCCGCGCCTCACTCCGTACCGCCGTGGTCTGGGAGGTCCTCCAGGACGCCCTGGACCGCCGGGTCAAGGCCACGGGTCGGGAGTCGCTGGACGTCCTCGACACCGGAGGCGGCAGCGGTAACTTCGCGGTGCCCGTCGCCCGCCTCGGGCACCGGGTCACCGTCGTCGACCCCAGCCCCAACGCGCTGTTCGCCCTGGAGCGCCGCGCCGCCGAGGCCGGCGTCGCCGACCGCGTGAAGGGCGTCCAGGGCGACGCCCACGGCCTCTTCGACGTGGCCGAGCGCGGTGGCTACGACGTGGTGCTGTGCCACGGCGTCCTGGAGTACGTCGACGACCCGGCCGAGGGCGTCCGCAACGCGGTGGCGGCCCTGCGCGCGGAGGGAGTCCTCAGTCTGCTCGCCGCCGGACTCGGCGGTGCCGTGCTGGCCCGCGCCCTCGCCGGGCACTTCAAGGAGGCCCGGCAGGCGCTCGACGACCCGAACGGACGATGGGGCACGGGTGATCCCGTGCCGCGCCGCTTCACCGCGGAGCAGCTCATGGGACTGGTCGAGGGCGCGGGCCTGCGCGTCGGTGCCGTGCACGGCGTGCGGGTCTTCGCCGACCTCGTGCCCGGCGTCCTGGTGGACACCGAGCCCGGAGCCCTGGAAGCGCTGCTGAAGCTGGAGGAGGCCGCGGCCGAGCTCCCCGCGTTCCACGCGGTGGCCACACAGCTGCATGTGCTGGGTGAGACCCGTGGGACTGCTGGGGCTGGTGGGGCCGGCGAGACCGCTGGGGCCGTCGAGGCCTGAGCCGCTTCGTGAGGTACCGCCGCTGATCAGCGCCTTGGCTGCGCATGGAGTACGCCACAGGCCCCCCGAACGGCGGCGGCGCGCCGTATGATCGAGGGAGACCGTTCCGGCATGACGGATCGGCCGCCGGGGAATGGAAGCCTCAGCGAGCCGACACCGGCCATGGCGGGTTCCGGTTGGTCAATTGGCGCAGAGGGGCGGGTTTCACGGGGGCGATTCCCTGCCTATCCTGAAGGGACCCCCCGGGTCGCCCCGGCGACTGCACGATGAGGAGGACTCCGTGCCGCTCTCGGAGCACGAGCAGCGCATGCTCGAGCAAATGGAGCGAGCGCTGTACGCCGAAGATCCCAAGTTCGCGACAGCGCTCGAGGGAAGCGGGCTGCGTACGTACACCCGGCGACGGGTCTACCAGGCGGTCGCGGGCTTCCTCGTAGGTATCGCGCTCCTCATGGCTGGAATGGTCGCCAAGCAGGTCTGGCTCAGTGTCGTGGGTTTCCTCGTCATGCTGGGCTGTGCGGTGCTCGCCGTGACCGGCTGGCGCAAGGCCCCCAAGCCGGGCGAACAGGCCGCCGGTGCCGCGGGGCCCCAGGCTCGCCGACAGGGTCGTCAGCGCCGCTCCGTGATGGACCGTATCGAGCAGCGCTGGCAGAAGCGCCGCGACGAGCAGGGCGGCCATTAACCCTCCGCGCAGCCGCTCCAGGACTACGTGAACACGTACGTCAGGGGGTGACCACCGACTCGGTGGTCACCCCCTGACGTATGCGTGTAGCCCAGTACGACCGGTCGGCGCGGGACGCGTCAGGGCCGTCGTCCTGCCGTGGCCCGCCCCCGGACGCAACCGGCCTGGCCCGCCCCCGGACGCAACAGGGCCGGCCGGTGCACCCGCACCACCGGCCGGCCTCAGCCGCATGTACCCCTGCTCCTCAGCCCTGCTGTCCCGAGGTCTTCCGCCACGTCGGCCGCAGTGCCACCGCGCGTTCCCGGGCCCCCGTCCACCAGGCCGACGCCGACCACACCACGCGCACGGTGGAGCGGGGGGCCAGCAGCGCGCGGAGCCTCGCCGCGCGGCCGGCCGCCGCGCCGAGGCCCGCCGTCGCCCGGCGGACATCGTCCGTGAGGCCCGCCACCGGGCGGGGACGCGGTGCGTACAGGACCTGCTCCACCCCGTTCGCCACCCGGTGCACCGAGGCCGCGGCCGTCGCGTCCAGATCGCCGAGGCGGACGATCCGGGCGGCCGCCTTGCGCGGGGTCTGCGACTCGTCCGGCGCGATGCCGTAGTCCCACGCCGTGTCGGTCAGCTCCTGCCACAGGGCCAGCGTGTGCTGTGCCGTGTCCGCCTCGCTGCGGCCATGCGCCCCGAGGCGCGCCGCGCGCGTCCGCAGCCGCCACAGCATCGGCGCCAGGGGGAGCGCCAGGACGGCGAGACCGGCGAGGGCCCACACCAGGAACGCGTACCACTTCGGGCCGTCGTCGTCCGTGGGCAGCGCCGCCTGCGGCGACTCGTCGGCACAGCCGCCGTCCAGCTTCTTCTGCTCCGGCGTACAGGTCTCGCTCGCCGAGGGCGCCGCGGACGGTGCGGTGGACGCCGACCGGGACGGGCGTGCCTGGTCCGGCACCGGACTGTCGGGGTTGTCGGGCAGGGTGTACGCCGGGATCGAGCCGCGGTTCGGCGTGGGCTCGAAGCGCGTCCAGCCCACGCCCTCGAAGTACAGCTCGGGCCAGGCGTGCGCGTCCCGCAGCCCCACCGACACCGAGCCGTCCGCCTGCGGGGAACCGGGCGCGAAGCCCACCGCGACCCGGGCCGGTATGCCCAGAGAGCGGGCCATCGCCGCCATCGCGAAGGAGAAGTGCACGCAGAAGCCCTGCTTGTCCTTCAGGAAGCGGGCGATCGCCTGCGAGCCGCTGCCGACCTGCACCTGCGTGTCGTACTCGAAACCGCCGGTCACGGCGAAGAAGTCCTGGAGCTTGACCGCCTGGTCGTACGGGTCGGCGGCGCCCGCGGTGACCTTGCGGGCGGTCCGGCCCACCACCGACGGCAGCGAGTCGGGCAGCTCGGTGAAGTCGCGCTCGACGTCCGCGGGCGGCGGCCCCGCGGAGGCGAGCTGCTCCGCCGTCGGCCGCACGTCCAGGCTCTTGACCTGGTACGTCAGGCCTCGTGTGTTCTGCCCGTGGTCGCCGACCAGGGTCATGCCCTGCGGCTCGTACCGCCAGTTGCCGCTGATGCGCACGCCGCTCGGCGGGTACGGCATGGGCAGCCAGTCCTGGGCGTACCAGTCGGCCGCCGTGATCGTGGTGTCGACCTCCGTGCGCTTGACGTCCGGGCTGAGGCCGACCGGGTCCGGGAAGGTGCCGTCGGGGACGGCGGTGATGGACCGCCGGGACGGCTTCCACGTGGTGCCGTCGAAGTCGTCCAGGGACACGATCCGCAGATACAGGTCCGAGACGTCCGCCATCTTGGTCCGCACGGACAGGACCTGCTGGTCCTCGTCCGCGTTCAGACTGTCCCGCAGCGACACCAGCGGGTTCACGGCGGAGATCGTGCCCCCGCCGCCCGGGCCGCCGCCCGCGCCCGCTCTCACGGAGTCCAGCAGCCCGCCGTTCATCGCCGGCAGGCCGAGCGGCACCACCAGGGCGATGCCCAGCGCGACCACGCCGATGCGCCGGCCGGTGCGGATCGGGGCGACGGCGCCGCTCGGCTCCCTGCCGGCCGTGCGCGGGGCACCGCCGAAGACCCGGCCCCACTGGGAGAGCCGGTCCCGCCCCTCGGCCAGGAGCAGCATCAGATAGCCGGCCGCCGCCACCAGGAACCACAGCCAGTCCGTGCCCCCGTCGGACAGCCCCGCGGCCACCGAGTACAGCGCGAGCAGGGGCAGCCCGGCCGGAGCGGCGCTGCGGAAGGTCACCGCGAGGGTGTCCACCAGCAGCCCGATGACCAGGACCCCGCCCAAGAGCATCAGCCGGATGCCGTCGGACTCCAGGGGCGCCGGTATCGCGTACCGGGCGATGTCGTCCCCGCCCTGCTGGAGCAGGGCCGCGAAGCGGTCGAAGGCCTGCGGCCCGGGGATCAGCCCGGCCAGGGCCTGCTCACGCGCGAACACGAAGGTCAGCAGCGCGAGGGTGACCACGGCCTGCGCCGCGACGGTCAGCGGCCGGGCCAGCGGCACCCGGCGGGCGGCGACACCCACGCCCGACTGCAGGGCCAGCAGGAAGGCCGCCTGCACGATCCACGTGGCCGGCTTGACGAGGGGCAGCAGGGCGCACGCGGCCATCAGCGTGGCCGCCCAGGCGCCCAGCGTCAGTCGTACCCGCCCGCTCATCACGGTCCCTCCCCGCCGCCCGCGGCGGCCACACCCCTGCGCTCCCGGTCGGCCTGCCGCCACAGCTCGTCCACGGAGGCGCCCCGCGGCACGCGCAGCGCCGTCCACCCCGCCTCGCGCAGCATGCGCAACCGGTCCCCGCTTCCGTCCAACGGGCCGGGCACGTCGCCCGGTTCCCGCACCCAGGTGTCGCTGTCCAGCACGAAGGCGACCGCGCCCGGGCTGCGTTGGCGCATCCGGCCCAGCACGGCCGCCTGGTCCTCGTCCAGGTCGCCGAGGAACGCCACCAGCAGCCCCTCGTTCCCGCCGCGCAGTACGTCGTAGGCCCGGGACAGGCCCGCGCCGTCGGAGTGGTCGATCACCGCGAGGGTGTCCATCATCAGCCCGGCCGCGTCCGCCGACTCCTGGTTGGCGCCCGCGAAACCGTCCCCGCCCTCGCCGGGCACCGCGTTGCCGGTGTCCGTCAACAGCCGTACCGAGTAGCCCCGTTCCAGCATGTGCACCAGCACGGACGCTGCGCCCGACACGGCCCATTCGAAGGCCGCGTCCGGTCCCGCGCCCTGGTAGGCGATGCCGCGGGTGTCCAGCAGCACCGTGCAGCGGGCGCGCTGCGGCTGCTCCTCGCGGCGCACCATCAGCTCGCCGTAGCGGGCGGTGGAGCGCCAGTGCACGCGGCGCAGGTCGTCGCCGTAGCGGTAGCCGCGCGGGATGACGTCGTCCTCGCCGGCCAGGGCGAGCGACCGCTGCCGTCCGTCGCCGTACCCCTTCGCCTCGCCGCTGAGACGCACCGGCGCCAGCGGCTCCACACGCGGGATGACCGTGAGGGTGTCGTACGTCGAGAAGGAGCGGGTCAGCTCGCACATGCCGAACGGGTCGGACAGGCGCAGCTGGAGCGGCCCCAGCGGGTAGCGGCCGCGCAGGTCGGAGCGCACCCGGTAGGACACCTCGCGTCGACCGCCCGCCTCCACCCGGTCGAGCACGAAACGGGGCCGGGGGCCGAGCACGTACGGCACCCGGTCCTGGAGCATCAGCAGGCCCGTGGGCAGCCGCGAGACGTTGTCCATCCGCAGGTGGACCCGGGCCTCGCTGCCGGCGGGCACGCGCGCGGGGGAGAGGCGGCGGCTGCCCGCGACCCGGTAGCGGGTGCGGTACAGCACCGCGGCGCACACCAGCGGCAGCACCGTCAGCAGCAGACCCACGCGCAGCAGATCGCTCTGGCCGAGCACGTAACTGCAGATCGCGGCCGCGACTCCGGCGGCCAGGAAGGAGCGTCCGCGGGTGGTCAGACCGGCCAGGGCGGTGCGGATGCCGCCCTTGTCGCCCCGGTCGGCCTCCGCCTGCCCCGCCCCCGCGGTGGTCATCACAGCCTCCGCGGCGGCTGCTGGGGATACGCCGGCGCCGTACGGCCCAGGCCGCCGAAGCCGCTCTGCTGCTGCGCCGCCGGCACCGGGGTGCGCTGCAGGATCTCCTCGACGACCTGCTCGGCGGTGCGCCGGTTGAGCTGGGCCTGGGCGGTGGGCAGCAGCCGGTGCGCCAGGACGGCCACGGCGAGTGCCTGCACGTCGTCCGGCAGCGCGTACTCCCGGCCGCTCAGGGCCGCGGACGCCTTCGCCGCGCGCAGCAGGTGCAGCGTCGCGCGCGGGGAGGCGCCGAGTCTCAGGTCGGGGTGCGTGCGCGTCGCGCCGACCAGGTCGACCACGTAGCGCCGGACCGGCTCGGCGACGTGCACACCGCGCACCGCCTCGACGAGCTTGAGGATCTCGTGCGCGTGGGCCACGGGCTGGAGGTCCTCCAGCGGCGAGACGCCGCCGTGCACGTCCAGCATCTGCAGCTCGGCCTCCGCGCTCGGGTAGCCGACCGACACCCGGGCCATGAAGCGGTCGCGCTGGGCCTCCGGCAGCGGGTAGGTGCCCTCCATCTCGACCGGGTTCTGCGTCGCCACCACCATGAAGGGGCTGGGCAGTTCGTAGGTCTTGCCGTCGATGGTGACCTGCCGCTCCTCCATGGACTCCAGGAGCGCGGACTGCGTCTTGGGCGAGGCGCGGTTGATCTCGTCGCCGATCACCACCTGCGCGAAGATCGCGCCCGGCTTGAACTCGAAGTCACGGCGCTGCTGGTCCCAGATGGACACACCGGTGATGTCCGACGGCAGCAGGTCCGGCGTGAACTGGATGCGCCGCACCGAGCAGTCGATGGACCGCGCCAGCGCCTTGGCCAGCATCGTCTTGCCGACCCCGGGGACGTCCTCGATCAGCAGATGTCCCTCGGCGAGCAGCACGGTCAGCGAGAGCCGTACGACCTCGGGCTTGCCCTCGATCACGCCTTCCACCGACTCCCGCACGCGCTCCACCACGGCGGTCAGATCAGTGAGGCTCGCTCGATCGTCATAGGTCGTCACCCGGCCCTCCTCGGCCTTTCCCGTGCTCCCAAGGAGCACGGGATACCCCATTTTCCCGGGCCGACGCCGCATGGCGCGGACCGGCCCACCCCGAACCACGGACACCACGCGTGAAAAGTTCCGCGCGACGCCACTCCCGCATTCTTGCCGCCGTTACCGTTTCGTGTCACTCGACTGTGGACAACTGGCCGCGATATGTCGGTCTTGCAGCCATTCGAACGCGTGACTGACAGGTTTTCGACAGCTACAGCAGGTGGCCTTCCGGGGCGGGCGGCCCGCGCGCCCTGGTCAGTGGGCCGGGATCAGGAGGCGGGGTCGACCTCCCGCAGCAGGCCGGTCCGCACGTCGAACACGAATCCGCGCACGTCGTCGGTGTGCGGCACGAACGGCGAGGTGCGCACGCGCTGCATCGACTGCCGCACGTCCTGGTCGACGTCCCGGAAGGACTCCACGGCCCATGCCGGACGCTGGCCGACCTCGGCCTCCAGCTCGTTGCGGAAGTCCTCGGTGAGGCTCTCCAGGCCGCAGCCGGTGTGGTGGATGAGCACCACGCTGCGGGTGCCCAGCTTGCGCTGGCTGATGGTGAGGGAGCGGATCACGTCATCCGTGACGACGCCGCCCGCGTTGCGGATCGTGTGACAGTCGCCGAGCTCGAGCCCGAGGGCCGCGTGCAGGTCGAGGCGGGCGTCCATGCAGGCCACGACAGCGACGTGCAGCACGGGCCGGGCGTCCATCCCCGGGTCGGCGAAAGCCGCGGCGTACTGGGCGTTCGCCGCCACGAGACGGTCGGTGACCGTGTCGCCGGCCGTTATGGCGCTCTCCGAACCTGTGGGAACCGATGCAGAAGTCGTCATAGGCATGACGTTACTGGTCACACCCCGTCCAGGCCTCCTGTGGAAGTGAACAAAGAATGCGCCCGGGTGAGGCGTGTGAGGTAACCCACAAGGACGGTGTCCCGGTCTGCGCGCGAACGGCGGCGACGCGCAGGCCGGTTGATTGACCGGGCGACAGGGTGGACTAAAGTGACGCGAAGCGGGAGGCGAGACTCTCCCCGCTGGACTGATGTTCTTCGGAGACCCCGGCGACGACCGGTGATCTCCCCGCGTGCGCGGCGCGTACGTACGGCTCGGCCTCCTCCCGCTCCCGGTCGGCTGACGCTTCCGGCGCCGGCAGGTCTCATGTCCACGAGCGGGCGGGGACCCGGCGGTGCGCATGGCCGCGCCGGATCTGAGAGGGCCCCTTGAGCGAGAGTCGACATGTCCCGGTGATGCTCCAGCGGTGCCTGGATCTGCTGGCACCCGCCCTTCAGGGCCCGGACGCCGTGGTCGTCGACTGCACCCTCGGCCTCGGCGGCCACAGCGAGGCACTCCTCGCGAGGTTCCCCGACGTCCGCCTCGTCGCCCTCGACCGCGACAAGGAGGCCCTGCGCCTGTCCGGCGAGCGCCTCGCACCCTACGGCGAGCGCGCCACCCTCGTGCACGCCGTCTACGACGAGCTCCCCGAGGTGCTGCGCCGGCTCGGCGTCGCGCGCGTGCAGGGCGTCCTGTTCGACCTGGGCGTCTCCTCCATGCAGCTCGACGAGGCGGACCGCGGCTTCGCCTACGCCCAGGACGCCCCGCTCGACATGCGCATGGACCAGACGACCGGCGTCAGCGCCGCCGAGGTCCTCAACACCTACCCGCCGGGCGAACTCGTGCGCATCCTGCGGGCCTACGGCGAGGAGAAGCAGGCCAAGCGGATCGTGAGCGCGATCGTGCGGGAGCGGGAGAAGGAGCCGTTCAGCAACAGCGCGCGGCTCGTCGAACTGATCCGGGACGCGCTGCCGCAGGCCGCCAAGCGCACCGGGGGCAACCCGGCCAAACGCACCTTCCAGGCCCTGCGCATCGAGGTCAACGGCGAGCTGTCCGTCCTGGAGCGGGCGATCCCCGCCGCGGTGAAGGCACTCGACGTGGGCGGCCGGATCGCCGTGCTGTCGTACCACTCGCTGGAGGATCGGCTGGTCAAGCAGGTCTTCGCGGCGGGCGCCGCCATCACCGCGCCGCCCGGGCTGCCCGTCGTCCCCGAGCGCTACCAGCCTCGGCTCAAGCTCCTCACGCGCGGTGCCGAACTCCCCACGGAAGAGGAGATCGCCGAGAACCGGCGGGCGGCACCGGCGCGGCTGCGCGGCGCCGAGCGCATCAGGGAGGACGTCGAGTGAGGCGTGAGCAGGCCGGACCGAGGGAGCGTGCGTGAGCGGCAAACCCGAACTGAAGGGGAGGGCCGCCCGACTCGCGCGGCTCCTCCCGACCGGCCCCGGGCAGGCGGCCCGCACCCCGTTCGTCCTGCTGGTCGTCCTCCTCCTCGGCGGCGGTCTCATCTGCCTCCTGGTGCTGAACTCGGCGCTCAGCGAGGGTGCGTTCAAACTCGACGACCTCCAGCGCGGGACCAAGAACCTCACCGACGAGGAGCAGGCCCTCCAGCGGGACATCGACGCCTACTCCGCCCCCGACGCCCTGCAGCGCCGTGCCCGCGAGCTCGGCATGGTGCCCGGCGGCGACCCCGCGTTCCTCGACCCCGACGGCACCGTCAAGGGCGTCCCCAGCCCCGCCCCCGGCGTCCGGCAGCCCGCCGCCTACACCCCCCTGGTCCTCGCCCCCGAGGCCATGACCGACGGCCCCACCCCGACCCCCGGCAGGTGACGGAAGTGTCCGACAGGGAACCGCCACGCCGCCGTGTGCCCGGCCCAGCCCGGCCCGCCCGCCCCGACGCCCGGCGCCGTCCCGGCTCCGGTGCCCGTCCCGGCCCTGGTGCCCGTCCGGCCCGCCGGCCGGGGCAGGCCCGCCCGGCGGCGCCCAAGCCGCTGCGGCTCGGCAGCCCCCGCCCCCGTCTGCGCCTGGTCGGACTCGCGCTGACCCTGGTCCTGGTCGCCTTCGTCGTGCGGCTCTTCCAGGTGCAGGCCGTCGACGCGAGCACCTACGCCGCCAAGGCCGAGCAGAACCGGTACGTCGGGCAGGTGCTGGCCGCGGACCGGGGCGAGATCACCGACCGGTCCGGTGTGGCCCTCGCGACCAGCGAGGACGCCTACGACATCACCGCCGACCCCACGATGTTCGCCCCCGACATGCTGAAGATCGGGGACGGGCCCGAGCAGGCGGCCGCCCTCCTCGCGCCGATCCTCGGCCAGGAGCAGGAGGACCTGGTCGAGAAGCTGCGGCCGGAGAACAAGGCCCTGCGCTACGTGAAGCTGGCATCCCGCCAGACCCCGCAGGTCTGGAAGCAGATCAAGGACCTCAAGTCGGCGCTCGCCGAGAAGGCGGAGACGGACAAGTCCTCGCCCAACGTCCTCTCGGGTGTCTTCTCCGTGGCCACCAGCAAGCGCGTGTACCCGGGCGGCGACCTGGCCGCCGGGATACTGGGCTGGGTCAACGCCGAGGGCAAGCCCGGCGGCGGCATCGAACTGCAGCTGAACAAGCAGCTCGCCGGCAAGGACGGCAAGATCCGCTACGCCCAGTCCGGAGGCCGTCTCGTGCCCACCGCGGGCTCCACCGAGACCCCCGCCGTCCCCGGCAGCGACGTCGAGCTCACCATCGACCGCGACATCCAGTGGGCCGCCCAGAACGCCATCAGCGACCAGGTGAAGGAGTCGGCCGCCGACCGCGGCTACGTCATCGTCCAGGACACCCGCACCGGGCAGATCCTGGCCATGGCCAACTCGCCCGGCTTCGACCCGAACGACCTGTCCGACGCCGACCCGGCCGCCCTCGGCAACGCCGCCCTCCAGGACGCCTTCGAGCCCGGCTCCACCGCCAAGGTCATGTCGATGGCGGCCGTCCTCCAGGAGAACGCCGCCACCCCCGGGACGCACGTGGTCGTGCCCAACCGGCTGCACCGCGGGGACCGGCTCTTCAAGGACGACATCGACCACCCGACCTGGTACCTGACGCTCAACGGCGTCCTGGCCAAGTCCAGCAACATCGGCACCATCCTCGCCACCGGACAGCTCGGAAAGACCCAGGCCCAGGCCAACAAGGTTCTCTACGACTACCTGCGCGAGTTCGGCCTCGGCGGCTACACCGGGCTCGGCTTCCCCGGCGAGACCAAGGGCATCCTCGCCCCGCCCGACAAGTGGTCGACCTCGCAGCAGTACACGATCCCTTTCGGCCAGGGCGTCTCCATCAACGCCATGCAGGCTGCCTCGGTGTACTCGACCATCGCCAACGGCGGCGTCCGTATCGAGCCCACCCTCGTGCGCGGAACCAAGGGCCCCGACGGACGCTTCACCCCCGCCCCGAAGCCCGCGAAGAACCGGGTCGTCGACTCCAAGACGGCGAAGACCCTCGCCCACATGCTGGAGTCCGTCGTGGACGACGAGGAGGGCACCGGCACCAAGGCGCGCATCCCCGGCTACCGCGTCGCGGGCAAGACGGGTACCGCCAACCGCGTGGATCCGGCCACCGGGAAGTACCACGGCTACACCTCGTCGTTCGCCGGGTTCGCACCCGCCGACAAGCCCCGCGTCACCGTCTACTGCGCCATCCAGAACGCCACCCAGGGCAGCTACTTCGGCGGTCAGATCTGCGGACCCGTCTACAAGAAGGTCATGGAGTTCGCACTGAAGTCCCTCCAGGTCCCGCCGACCGGCGCCAAGGCCGCGAAGCTGCCCGTCTCCTTCAAGCAGTGATCAGCCCAGCAGTGATCAGCGCCGACCGCCCTGATCAGCACTCAGCCCCACCGAGCCACCAGGACCGCCTCCGTGACAACGATCACCCCCGAGCCCGGCAACCAGAGCAGCCCCGGCCCCTCACTTCGCCCGGAGGCGGGTACGCCCGGTACGCTCACCGCCGTGCCACACGCTGATCAGTCCCAAACCACCCAGAAGGGCCATCCCGTGACATACCCCGGGCCGCCCCGGCCGGTGCAGGTCTCCGCCACACCCCTCGCGGAACTCGCCGATCAGCTGGGTGCTTCCACGCCGGAGAGCGCCGCCGAAGTCACGGGCATCACCCACGACTCGCGCGCCGTGCGCCCCGGCGACCTGTACGCCGCCCTGCCGGGGGCCCGGCTGCACGGTGCCGACTTCGTCACCCAGGCGGCGGGCCTCGGCGCCGCCGCGGTGCTGACCGACCCGACCGGCGCCGAGCGCGCCGCCGCCTCCGGACTGCCCGTCCTGGTCGTCGACGACCCGCGCGGGCGGATGGGCGAGCTGGCCGCCACGATCTACGGCCACCCCGGCCGGGACCTGCTCCAGATCGGCATCACCGGCACCTCCGGCAAGACCACCACGGCCTACCTCGTCGAGGGCGGCCTGAAGACGGTCAGGTCCACCGGCCTGATCGGCACGGTCGAGATGCGCATCGGCGACGAGCGCATCAAGTCCGAGCGCACCACCCCCGAAGCCACCGACCTCCAGGCCCTGTTCGCCGTCATGCGCGAGCGCGGGGTCGACGCGGTCGCCATGGAGGTCTCCAGTCACGCCCTGGTCCTCGGCCGGGTCGACGGCTGCGTCTTCGACATCGGCGTCTTCACCAACCTCAGCCCGGAGCACATGGAGTTCCACTCCGGCATGGAGGACTACTTCCAGGCGAAGGCGCAGCTGTTCACCCCGAAACGGGGCAAACTCGGCGTGGTCAACGTCGACGACGAGTACGGCCGCAGGCTGGCCAAGGAGGCCACCGTCCCGGTCGTCACCTACTCCGCCGAGGGCCACCCCGACGCCGACTGGCGCGCCGACGACGTCGAGGTCGGCCGGCTGGACTCGACGTTCACCGTCCTCGGCCCCAAGGGCGAGCGGATCAGCGCCAAGTCGCCGCTGCCCGGGCCCTTCAACGTGGCCAACACCCTCGCCGCGATCGTCGCCCTCGCCGTCGCCGGCCTCGACCCGCAGGCCGCCGCCGACGGCGTCGCCGCCGTCCCCGGTGTCCCGGGACGCCTGGAGCGCGTGGACGCCGGGCAGCCCTACCTCGCGGTCGTCGACTACGCCCACAAGACCGACGCCGTCGAGTCCGTGCTGCGCGCCCTGCGCAAGGTCACCGAGGGCAGGGTGCACATCGTCCTCGGCTGCGGCGGCGACCGGGACAAGACCAAGCGCGAGCCCATGGGCGCCGCGGCGGCCCGGCTCGCCGACACCGCCACCCTGACCTCCGACAACCCCCGTGGCGAGGACCCCCTCGCGATCCTCGCCACGATGCTCCAGGGCGCGGCGTCCGTGCCCGCGCACGAGCGCGGAGAGGTGCAGGTCTTCGAGGACCGGGCCGCCGCGATCGCCGCCGCCGTCGCCCGCGCCGAGCCCGGCGACACCGTGCTGGTCGCCGGCAAGGGCCACGAGCAGGGCCAGGACATCGCCGGGGTGGTCCGCCCCTTCGACGACCGCCAGGTGCTCCGCGAAGCCATCCAGAAGACCCAGGGATGAAAATCCAGAAGACCCAGGGGATGAACTTGTGATCGCCCTCTCCCTCGCCGAGATCGCAGAAGTCGTCGGCGGGCAGACGCACGACATACCGGATCCGTCCGTCCAGGTCACCGGCCCGGTCGTCCGGGACTCCCGCGAGGCGGGGCCGGGCAGCCTGTTCGTGGCCTTCGCCGGGGAGCGCGTGGACGGCCACGACTTCGCGGCGGCGGTCGTCGAGGCGGGAGCGGTGGCCGTGCTCGGCACCCGCCCCGTCGGCGTACCGGCGATCGTCGTGGACGACGTCCAGACCGCCCTCGGCGCCCTCGCCCGGCACGTCGTACGCCGCCTCGGCGCCACCCTCGTCGCCCTCACCGGCTCGGCGGGCAAGACCAGCACCAAGGACCTCATCGCGCAGGTGCTCCGGCGCAAGGCGCCGACGGTGTTCACGCCCGGCTCGCTCAACAACGAGATCGGGCTGCCGCTGACCGCGCTCAGCGCGACCGAGGAGACCAGGTTCCTCGTCCTGGAGATGGGCGCCCGCGGGATCGGGCACATCAGCTACCTGGCCGGTCTGACGC
Protein-coding regions in this window:
- a CDS encoding methyltransferase; this translates as MSDPMRPRASLRTAVVWEVLQDALDRRVKATGRESLDVLDTGGGSGNFAVPVARLGHRVTVVDPSPNALFALERRAAEAGVADRVKGVQGDAHGLFDVAERGGYDVVLCHGVLEYVDDPAEGVRNAVAALRAEGVLSLLAAGLGGAVLARALAGHFKEARQALDDPNGRWGTGDPVPRRFTAEQLMGLVEGAGLRVGAVHGVRVFADLVPGVLVDTEPGALEALLKLEEAAAELPAFHAVATQLHVLGETRGTAGAGGAGETAGAVEA
- a CDS encoding DUF3040 domain-containing protein; its protein translation is MPLSEHEQRMLEQMERALYAEDPKFATALEGSGLRTYTRRRVYQAVAGFLVGIALLMAGMVAKQVWLSVVGFLVMLGCAVLAVTGWRKAPKPGEQAAGAAGPQARRQGRQRRSVMDRIEQRWQKRRDEQGGH
- a CDS encoding transglutaminase TgpA family protein; this encodes MSGRVRLTLGAWAATLMAACALLPLVKPATWIVQAAFLLALQSGVGVAARRVPLARPLTVAAQAVVTLALLTFVFAREQALAGLIPGPQAFDRFAALLQQGGDDIARYAIPAPLESDGIRLMLLGGVLVIGLLVDTLAVTFRSAAPAGLPLLALYSVAAGLSDGGTDWLWFLVAAAGYLMLLLAEGRDRLSQWGRVFGGAPRTAGREPSGAVAPIRTGRRIGVVALGIALVVPLGLPAMNGGLLDSVRAGAGGGPGGGGTISAVNPLVSLRDSLNADEDQQVLSVRTKMADVSDLYLRIVSLDDFDGTTWKPSRRSITAVPDGTFPDPVGLSPDVKRTEVDTTITAADWYAQDWLPMPYPPSGVRISGNWRYEPQGMTLVGDHGQNTRGLTYQVKSLDVRPTAEQLASAGPPPADVERDFTELPDSLPSVVGRTARKVTAGAADPYDQAVKLQDFFAVTGGFEYDTQVQVGSGSQAIARFLKDKQGFCVHFSFAMAAMARSLGIPARVAVGFAPGSPQADGSVSVGLRDAHAWPELYFEGVGWTRFEPTPNRGSIPAYTLPDNPDSPVPDQARPSRSASTAPSAAPSASETCTPEQKKLDGGCADESPQAALPTDDDGPKWYAFLVWALAGLAVLALPLAPMLWRLRTRAARLGAHGRSEADTAQHTLALWQELTDTAWDYGIAPDESQTPRKAAARIVRLGDLDATAAASVHRVANGVEQVLYAPRPRPVAGLTDDVRRATAGLGAAAGRAARLRALLAPRSTVRVVWSASAWWTGARERAVALRPTWRKTSGQQG
- a CDS encoding DUF58 domain-containing protein; amino-acid sequence: MTTAGAGQAEADRGDKGGIRTALAGLTTRGRSFLAAGVAAAICSYVLGQSDLLRVGLLLTVLPLVCAAVLYRTRYRVAGSRRLSPARVPAGSEARVHLRMDNVSRLPTGLLMLQDRVPYVLGPRPRFVLDRVEAGGRREVSYRVRSDLRGRYPLGPLQLRLSDPFGMCELTRSFSTYDTLTVIPRVEPLAPVRLSGEAKGYGDGRQRSLALAGEDDVIPRGYRYGDDLRRVHWRSTARYGELMVRREEQPQRARCTVLLDTRGIAYQGAGPDAAFEWAVSGAASVLVHMLERGYSVRLLTDTGNAVPGEGGDGFAGANQESADAAGLMMDTLAVIDHSDGAGLSRAYDVLRGGNEGLLVAFLGDLDEDQAAVLGRMRQRSPGAVAFVLDSDTWVREPGDVPGPLDGSGDRLRMLREAGWTALRVPRGASVDELWRQADRERRGVAAAGGGEGP
- a CDS encoding AAA family ATPase; its protein translation is MTTYDDRASLTDLTAVVERVRESVEGVIEGKPEVVRLSLTVLLAEGHLLIEDVPGVGKTMLAKALARSIDCSVRRIQFTPDLLPSDITGVSIWDQQRRDFEFKPGAIFAQVVIGDEINRASPKTQSALLESMEERQVTIDGKTYELPSPFMVVATQNPVEMEGTYPLPEAQRDRFMARVSVGYPSAEAELQMLDVHGGVSPLEDLQPVAHAHEILKLVEAVRGVHVAEPVRRYVVDLVGATRTHPDLRLGASPRATLHLLRAAKASAALSGREYALPDDVQALAVAVLAHRLLPTAQAQLNRRTAEQVVEEILQRTPVPAAQQQSGFGGLGRTAPAYPQQPPRRL